The proteins below come from a single Eremothecium sinecaudum strain ATCC 58844 chromosome II, complete sequence genomic window:
- the HSL7 gene encoding protein arginine N-methyltransferase (Syntenic homolog of Ashbya gossypii ABR110W; Syntenic homolog of Saccharomyces cerevisiae YBR133C (HSL7)): MKSNVFVGIKSHDFMESDKYQDKYDYMLVPITNNRYRDAVKICYGDYKLGKKSRLEILAPQLQDLGAPTRRTTENGVGYIGLIASWLELESPDRDIAELSFQVLKYEFDYARCFGIKQVILAPPRNLNNLNLYAQKIARLLRSVPRGDNFKTLPLLSISLPLFEDSDPFSTWELWNTISKLCNNHPCLTVTLAIPRHRTPRYVLNRWLAEPVSCLLVSSSIFVTNQYDYPVLNRYNQELITSFQQINGNAESTLGELTIILHGIEKYVNNVRGGETIYLDYINYLLKKGDKAIVSSAGSVDAIPRIMPPLQPHSTNLSNDVYHTFEEETAKYDMYEIAIGKALQKLVNDMKNNWKRNTLSILVAGAGRGPLVDRTLQCLKRLKIANFKLIALEKNPHALLYLQKKNFENWAQAVEIAPVDMREWNSNIKIDLCISELLGSFGCNELSPECLQPLEKRNCTSRTIFIPESYTSYVAIVSTPLVYQKLKKLESSAFESPWVIHNIPYCILSSKVNELWTFKHPNNSASTARSVITNLTVKHRSEVHGLVGYFTANLFGNIELSILPPDCPVKLLGQSSSDDSNSAENYKKSIYAKNMNSWSPIFFPLKKPLFVTDNTEMELHMSRNIQDDKVWYEWSLDCFIYNVVNEGAKYVGARREVLMNSHKNGKMTYNYIEGSDYMKQLKRKADAFTKFQPVRELRGSSEIDSTEAIIESQVDNNTDSNEMYEETFTGNEFETPGLNGWRSIRDIHGLEYASTSFFEEQQVYEDREDGDTTTYEEYHLRIRTDVTELHNLGGIAHCIKL; this comes from the coding sequence ATGAAGAGTAATGTTTTCGTCGGAATAAAAAGCCATGATTTCATGGAAAGTGATAAATATCAGGACAAATACGACTATATGCTGGTGCCAATTACCAATAATAGGTACAGGGATGCTGTGAAGATTTGCTATGGCGATTATAAGTTGGGTAAGAAATCTAGGCTTGAAATTCTGGCGCCGCAGCTTCAAGATCTTGGTGCTCCAACTAGGAGAACTACTGAAAATGGTGTTGGATATATTGGGCTAATTGCATCGTGGTTAGAGCTGGAAAGTCCAGATCGCGATATTGCGGAGTTAAGTTTCCAGGTTTTGAAGTATGAATTTGATTATGCAAGATGTTTTGGTATTAAACAGGTGATCCTAGCCCCTCCCCGGAATCTAAACAATCTGAATCTTTATGCACAGAAGATTGCAAGACTATTGAGATCTGTCCCTAGAGGTGATAACTTCAAAACTTTGCCTCTTCTTTCGATATCCCTTCCTCTATTTGAGGATAGTGATCCATTTTCTACGTGGGAGTTGTGGAATACAATTTCTAAACTTTGCAATAACCACCCATGTCTTACAGTCACTTTGGCGATCCCTAGGCATCGGACGCCAAGATATGTTTTGAATAGGTGGCTTGCAGAGCCAGTCTCATGTTTGCTGGTTTCATCATCGATTTTTGTTACAAACCAATACGATTATCCTGTTTTAAACAGATACAATCAGGAGTTGATCACCAGTTTTCAGCAAATCAATGGTAATGCTGAAAGCACATTAGGAGAACTGACAATTATACTGCATGGCATTGAGAAATATGTCAATAATGTTAGGGGTGGCGAGACAATTTATTTGGACTATATTAATTATCTATTGAAGAAGGGTGATAAAGCAATAGTAAGCTCTGCTGGCTCGGTTGACGCAATTCCAAGAATTATGCCGCCTTTGCAGCCACATTCAACGAATCTAAGTAATGATGTCTATCATACTTTTGAGGAAGAGACTGCGAAGTACGACATGTATGAAATTGCCATAGGAAAGGCGCTTCAAAAGTTGGTAAACGATATGAAAAACAATTGGAAACGGAATACGCTTTCTATATTAGTAGCAGGAGCTGGAAGAGGCCCACTTGTTGACAGGACACTCCAGTGCCTAAAGAGATTGAAAATTGCCAATTTCAAGTTGATCGCGTTAGAAAAAAACCCACATGCATTACTATATCTGCAGAAGAAAAATTTCGAAAACTGGGCACAAGCAGTTGAGATTGCTCCTGTTGATATGCGTGAGTGGAATTCTAATATTAAAATTGATTTATGCATATCAGAATTGTTGGGCTCTTTTGGGTGTAATGAATTATCACCGGAATGTCTTCAGCCACTGGAAAAGCGCAACTGTACTTCAAGGACAATATTTATTCCAGAATCATATACTTCCTACGTTGCAATTGTATCTACCCCTCTAGTGTATCAAAAACTTAAAAAACTGGAGTCCAGTGCATTCGAATCACCCTGGGTCATCCATAATATTCCATACTGTATTTTATCGAGTAAAGTCAATGAACTCTGGACATTTAAGCACCCAAATAATTCCGCTAGTACCGCTCGCTCAGTAATTACTAACCTGACGGTAAAGCACCGAAGTGAAGTTCACGGCTTAGTAGGTTACTTTACTGCTAATTTGTTTGGAAATATAGAACTTTCGATACTCCCACCAGACTGTCCTGTGAAATTACTAGGACAATCCAGTTCTGATGACAGTAATAGTGCTGAAAACTACAAGAAATCCATTTACGCCAAGAACATGAACTCATGGTCCCCAATTTTCTTTCCATTAAAAAAGCCATTGTTCGTAACTGACAACACGGAAATGGAACTACATATGTCACGTAATATACAAGACGACAAAGTTTGGTATGAGTGGTCATTAGATTGCTTCATATATAACGTTGTGAATGAAGGGGCAAAGTATGTCGGTGCTCGTCGAGAGGTATTGATGAACAGCCATAAGAATGGCAAAATGACTTACAATTATATAGAAGGGTCCGATTATATGAAGCAGTTGAAACGTAAAGCAGATGCTTTTACCAAGTTTCAGCCCGTACGTGAATTGCGAGGCTCCAGTGAAATTGATTCTACTGAAGCAATCATAGAATCACAAGTGGATAACAACACGGACTCTAATGAGATGTATGAGGAGACATTTACCGGCAATGAATTTGAAACGCCTGGTTTAAATGGTTGGAGAAGTATTCGCGATATTCATGGTCTAGAGTACGCTTCGACATCTTTTTTTGAGGAACAGCAGGTTTACGAAGACAGGGAAGATGGAGATACCACAACTTACGAAGAGTATCATTTAAGGATTAGGACTGACGTTACTGAACTGCATAACTTGGGTGGAATTGCCCATTGCATCAAACTCTGA